In Ruminiclostridium papyrosolvens DSM 2782, the following proteins share a genomic window:
- the mutS gene encoding DNA mismatch repair protein MutS yields the protein MGTVTPMMQQYLDIKEQYKDCILFFRLGDFYEMFFSDAELASRELEITLTGRDCGLEERAPMCGVPFHAANNYVARLVSKGYKVAICEQVEDPALAKGIVKRDVIKVVTPGTVTDITMLDERKNNYLMSIYKNGNFYGLASVDITTGDFYGTRITWGNTREKLFDEIAKYLPSEIIVNTELCADNELTCEIKQRFNTYVSTFEEGSFEYGNAMDTLRNQFENRALNIQEYDIAVNASGALLTYLESTQKVNLSHIQNFNLYALEEYMILDASSRRNLELTETMREKSKKGSLLWVLDKTMTSMGGRLLRKWIEQPLINHGDISLRLNAVEELKNKFMARVEARELLKRVYDIERLMGKVILGSVNCRDLIALKNSISQIPYIKEILNGFETEYISSCYEQLDSLEDVCNLIDISIIDDPPVTIKEGGIIKDGYNPEVDKLRSASIQGKDWIAALEASEREKTGIKNLKVGFNRVFGYYIEVTKSYFSLVPEEYIRKQTLANCERYITPELKEIEDNILGAEEKIVLLEYSLFVQIKDKIAEQLSRIKSTARALAEIDVLASLAEVADREGYCKPEISVSDKIEIVDGRHPVVEKMTDKSGFVPNDTVLDMEEDRLAIITGPNMAGKSTYMRQSALIVLMAQIGSFVPASSAKIGLVDRIFTRVGASDDLASGQSTFMVEMSEVANILTNATKRSLLVLDEIGRGTSTFDGLSIAWAVIEYIVSKEQLGCRTLFATHYHELTELEGKLSGIKNYCITVKEKGDDVIFLRKIIRGGADGSYGIQVAKLAGVPQGVIDRAKEILANLDDADINRNGKVRKIKKQVDGQLDLFAQAAKASADAEILEEIRKIDISRLTPIDAMNILYELQRKMNNRE from the coding sequence ATGGGAACTGTCACGCCAATGATGCAGCAGTACCTGGATATAAAGGAACAATATAAAGATTGCATTTTATTTTTCCGGCTGGGAGACTTCTACGAGATGTTTTTCTCAGATGCGGAACTGGCGTCCAGAGAACTGGAAATTACACTAACCGGAAGGGATTGCGGCCTAGAGGAACGTGCACCTATGTGTGGTGTTCCTTTTCATGCTGCCAATAACTATGTAGCCCGTTTGGTATCAAAGGGGTACAAGGTTGCAATTTGCGAGCAGGTCGAAGATCCTGCACTGGCAAAGGGAATTGTTAAAAGGGATGTAATAAAGGTCGTTACACCAGGTACTGTTACCGACATTACTATGCTGGACGAAAGAAAAAACAATTATCTTATGTCAATTTATAAAAACGGTAATTTTTACGGCTTGGCGTCGGTAGACATAACTACAGGTGATTTCTATGGAACAAGAATAACCTGGGGCAATACAAGGGAAAAACTTTTTGATGAGATTGCAAAGTACCTTCCTTCTGAAATAATTGTTAATACCGAGCTATGTGCTGACAATGAGCTTACGTGCGAGATAAAGCAAAGATTTAATACATATGTGTCAACCTTTGAAGAGGGTTCATTTGAGTATGGAAATGCAATGGATACCTTGAGAAATCAATTTGAAAACAGGGCATTGAATATTCAGGAATATGACATTGCGGTTAATGCGTCAGGAGCCCTTCTGACATATCTGGAAAGTACTCAAAAAGTAAATTTGAGTCACATTCAGAATTTTAATTTATATGCACTTGAAGAATACATGATTCTGGATGCGTCCTCCCGTAGAAACCTTGAACTTACTGAAACCATGCGTGAAAAATCAAAGAAGGGTTCTCTTTTGTGGGTACTGGATAAAACCATGACCTCAATGGGAGGAAGATTGCTTAGAAAATGGATTGAACAGCCATTAATTAATCACGGCGATATATCTCTTCGTCTCAATGCTGTAGAAGAGCTTAAAAATAAGTTTATGGCAAGAGTAGAAGCAAGAGAGCTTCTTAAAAGGGTATATGACATTGAAAGACTTATGGGAAAGGTAATACTGGGAAGTGTAAATTGCAGAGACTTGATAGCACTTAAAAATTCCATTAGTCAAATACCTTACATAAAAGAAATCCTTAACGGATTTGAAACAGAGTATATAAGCAGTTGTTACGAGCAGCTGGATTCTCTTGAGGATGTTTGCAATCTTATAGATATATCAATAATTGACGACCCTCCTGTAACAATAAAAGAGGGTGGAATAATAAAAGACGGATACAACCCCGAAGTAGATAAGCTCAGAAGCGCTTCAATACAGGGTAAAGACTGGATAGCGGCTCTTGAGGCCTCAGAACGTGAAAAAACAGGAATAAAAAACCTCAAGGTAGGTTTTAACAGGGTATTCGGCTATTATATCGAAGTAACTAAATCATATTTTTCCTTAGTACCTGAGGAATATATCAGAAAGCAGACTCTTGCCAATTGTGAAAGGTATATAACACCTGAACTTAAAGAAATCGAGGATAATATTCTTGGAGCGGAAGAAAAGATAGTACTGTTGGAGTACAGCCTATTTGTACAAATAAAGGACAAAATTGCTGAGCAATTATCAAGAATTAAGTCAACTGCAAGAGCTCTTGCGGAAATTGACGTACTGGCTTCCCTTGCGGAAGTAGCCGACAGGGAAGGCTACTGTAAACCTGAGATTTCTGTTTCTGACAAGATAGAAATAGTGGACGGAAGACACCCTGTCGTAGAAAAAATGACTGACAAAAGCGGCTTTGTTCCAAATGATACCGTCCTTGACATGGAAGAGGACAGACTTGCTATAATAACAGGCCCTAACATGGCTGGTAAATCAACATACATGAGGCAAAGTGCGCTTATTGTTTTGATGGCTCAAATAGGGAGCTTTGTCCCAGCCTCCTCAGCAAAAATCGGTTTAGTTGACAGGATTTTTACTAGAGTAGGGGCTTCAGATGATTTGGCATCGGGACAAAGTACTTTTATGGTGGAAATGTCTGAGGTAGCAAATATATTAACTAATGCAACAAAAAGAAGCCTGCTTGTTCTTGATGAGATAGGCAGGGGGACAAGCACCTTTGACGGATTAAGTATAGCGTGGGCAGTGATTGAGTACATTGTAAGCAAGGAACAACTGGGCTGCAGAACACTTTTTGCAACTCATTACCATGAATTAACCGAGCTTGAAGGAAAGCTCTCCGGTATTAAGAACTATTGTATAACAGTCAAGGAAAAGGGAGACGATGTAATATTCTTAAGAAAAATAATCCGGGGCGGTGCCGACGGAAGCTATGGCATACAGGTGGCAAAGCTTGCCGGAGTACCTCAGGGCGTTATTGACAGGGCAAAAGAAATACTGGCAAACTTGGATGATGCCGACATTAACAGGAACGGAAAAGTACGAAAAATAAAGAAACAAGTTGACGGACAGCTGGATTTATTTGCGCAAGCAGCAAAAGCATCTGCTGATGCCGAAATACTTGAGGAGATAAGAAAAATTGATATATCAAGGCTTACTCCCATTGATGCAATGAACATATTATATGAGCTTCAAAGGAAAATGAACAACCGGGAATAG
- a CDS encoding YlbF family regulator: MDIIEKARELGKLLASSPEMQQYNNAEAAMKSDDKSATLMSEYKQLQIEMVKLTRGGAETKEIEETKEKLLAKQLEINEYSVTFNYLTAKANLEALMKKVNDILIYSITGESECSDDKCKSCGGGCKG, from the coding sequence ATGGATATTATAGAAAAAGCAAGAGAATTGGGGAAACTTCTGGCAAGTTCGCCGGAGATGCAGCAATACAACAATGCTGAAGCTGCAATGAAATCTGATGATAAATCAGCAACACTTATGAGCGAATACAAACAACTCCAGATAGAAATGGTTAAGCTCACAAGAGGCGGAGCCGAAACAAAGGAAATAGAAGAAACGAAGGAAAAATTACTTGCAAAACAGCTTGAAATCAACGAATACTCTGTCACTTTTAACTACCTGACAGCCAAAGCAAACCTTGAAGCACTAATGAAGAAGGTAAATGATATTTTAATTTATTCAATAACCGGAGAGTCAGAATGCTCAGATGATAAGTGTAAGAGCTGCGGTGGGGGCTGTAAAGGCTAA
- the miaB gene encoding tRNA (N6-isopentenyl adenosine(37)-C2)-methylthiotransferase MiaB gives MSEGKRITTKVSAEEINQQYKYIETMKQYNQSVISGSGKPARYNIETFGCQMNENDSERLSGMLSEMGYSECSERKDSDLIIFNTCCVRENAEQKVYGHLGALKKLKETNPNLVIAICGCMMQQKEVVEHIKKTYKHVDIIFGTHNLYKFPELLNTAITTRSTVIDVWDSTGSIAENMPISRKDNIKAWVTVMYGCDNFCSYCIVPYVRGRERSRSLEEIKNEVEKLAVDGCKEITLLGQNVNSYGKDLEGDLTFAGLLRELNKIQGIERIRFMTSHPKDLSEELIYAIRDCEKVCEHLHLPVQSGSSKVLDEMNRKYTKEQYLKLIEKVKSNIPGIALSTDIIVGFPGETEEDFDETLDVVAKARFDMAYTFLYSKRTGTPAAKNPEQVPESVKKQRFDKLLELQNKISKEINDEFLGKEMEVLVEGLSKSSKTTYTGRTRENKIVNFKGNPDMVGKLVKVKIDEIQTWSLLGTKV, from the coding sequence TTGAGCGAGGGCAAGAGAATTACCACAAAAGTATCTGCTGAAGAAATAAATCAGCAGTACAAATATATAGAAACAATGAAGCAGTATAATCAGAGTGTTATATCCGGTTCGGGAAAGCCTGCAAGATACAATATAGAGACCTTTGGCTGTCAGATGAATGAAAACGATTCTGAAAGATTATCAGGGATGCTTTCAGAAATGGGTTATTCGGAATGTTCAGAAAGAAAGGACAGCGACCTGATAATATTCAATACCTGTTGTGTTCGTGAAAACGCCGAACAAAAGGTTTATGGCCATCTGGGTGCATTGAAAAAGCTAAAGGAGACAAATCCCAACCTTGTAATTGCCATATGTGGCTGCATGATGCAGCAGAAGGAAGTTGTTGAGCACATTAAAAAGACATATAAACATGTTGACATAATATTTGGAACTCATAATCTATATAAATTTCCGGAACTGCTGAATACGGCGATTACTACAAGAAGTACGGTCATAGATGTATGGGACTCTACGGGGTCAATAGCAGAAAACATGCCCATATCAAGAAAAGACAATATAAAGGCATGGGTTACCGTAATGTATGGCTGTGACAATTTCTGTTCCTATTGTATTGTTCCATATGTCAGAGGAAGAGAACGCAGTAGAAGCTTGGAAGAAATAAAAAATGAGGTTGAAAAACTGGCTGTAGACGGCTGCAAAGAAATAACCCTGTTGGGACAGAACGTAAATTCCTATGGCAAAGACCTTGAAGGAGACTTAACCTTTGCGGGACTGCTAAGAGAACTCAACAAGATTCAGGGTATTGAGAGAATCAGATTCATGACTTCTCATCCCAAGGATTTGTCTGAGGAATTAATATACGCAATTAGGGATTGTGAAAAAGTATGTGAACATCTTCATTTGCCGGTACAGTCAGGAAGTTCTAAGGTACTGGACGAAATGAACAGAAAGTATACAAAAGAGCAGTATCTCAAACTTATTGAGAAGGTTAAGAGCAACATACCGGGTATTGCATTATCTACGGATATAATAGTTGGTTTTCCCGGCGAAACGGAAGAAGACTTTGATGAAACTCTGGATGTTGTTGCTAAAGCAAGGTTTGATATGGCTTACACCTTTCTTTATTCTAAGAGAACGGGTACTCCTGCTGCCAAAAATCCGGAACAAGTACCTGAAAGCGTTAAAAAGCAAAGGTTCGATAAGCTTTTAGAGCTGCAAAATAAAATCAGTAAAGAAATAAATGATGAGTTTCTTGGCAAGGAAATGGAAGTATTGGTTGAAGGCCTGAGTAAAAGCAGTAAAACCACCTACACAGGAAGAACCAGAGAAAATAAGATTGTGAATTTCAAAGGAAACCCTGATATGGTAGGAAAGCTTGTAAAAGTTAAAATTGATGAAATTCAAACTTGGTCTCTGTTAGGTACAAAGGTTTGA
- a CDS encoding GNAT family N-acetyltransferase, with protein sequence MKTIRLATADDAAAMSYIHSITWKTAYRDFLTKEYLDNVTAEGWIPIFKRELLENIHEAAVFELDNKITGCITFGKGRVGQTCTIPKSGIFDGSDTTDCCNCNSGEIISLYVLPEHWNSKQGFELTKYALERLKQQGFNDCYLWVIKDNHRAKAFYRNFGFKSTNTFTTVNLGGRDITEEKYNYIFI encoded by the coding sequence ATGAAAACAATCAGACTTGCAACTGCAGATGATGCAGCAGCCATGAGCTATATTCATTCGATAACATGGAAAACAGCCTACAGGGACTTTCTTACTAAAGAGTATCTTGATAATGTAACGGCTGAGGGGTGGATACCAATTTTTAAGAGAGAATTACTTGAAAATATACACGAAGCTGCTGTATTTGAACTGGATAACAAAATTACAGGCTGTATAACCTTCGGCAAAGGACGGGTTGGTCAAACCTGTACCATTCCAAAATCAGGTATTTTTGATGGTTCCGATACAACAGACTGCTGCAACTGTAATTCAGGTGAGATAATATCCCTCTATGTACTTCCGGAACACTGGAATTCAAAGCAAGGCTTTGAGTTGACAAAGTATGCGTTGGAAAGGCTTAAACAGCAAGGCTTTAATGATTGCTATCTGTGGGTTATTAAGGATAACCATCGTGCTAAAGCCTTTTATAGAAATTTTGGCTTTAAAAGTACAAATACCTTTACAACTGTTAACCTTGGCGGAAGAGATATTACAGAGGAAAAATACAATTATATATTTATTTAA